One genomic segment of Suncus etruscus isolate mSunEtr1 chromosome 15, mSunEtr1.pri.cur, whole genome shotgun sequence includes these proteins:
- the NANOS3 gene encoding nanos homolog 3 has product MGTFDLWTDYLGLARLVGALRGEEEPNGQRNPQPQVPGVPLPGPGPSPSPSPGPQASAGPEASAAPERLCSFCKHNGESRAIYQSHVLKDEAGRVLCPILRDYVCPQCGATREHAHTRRFCPLTGQGYTSVYSYTTRNSTGKRLARPDKARPQDAGHRRGAAAAATAAATGVDAGASASASEGPGEAGGKSSGAPGSSSCCPSTST; this is encoded by the exons ATGGGGACCTTCGATCTCTGgaccgattacctgggcctggctCGCCTGGTGGGTGCCCTGCGTGGGGAAGAGGAGCCCAACGGGCAGCGGAACCCGCAGCCCCAGGTGCCGGGGGTCCCGCTgcccggccccggccccagccccagccccagccccggcCCCCAAGCGTCCGCGGGCCCCGAGGCGTCTGCGGCCCCCGAGCGCCTGTGTTCCTTCTGCAAGCACAACGGGGAGTCGCGGGCCATCTACCAGTCGCACGTGCTCAAGGACGAAGCCGGCCGGGTGCTCTGCCCCATCCTGCGCGACTACGTGTGCCCGCAGTGCGGTGCCACCCGCGAGCACGCCCACACCCGCCGCTTCTGCCCGCTCACGGGCCAGGGCTACACGTCGGTCTACAGCTACACCACGCGCAACTCGACCGGCAAGAGGCTGGCCCGGCCCGACAAAGCCCGGCCGCAGGACGCGGGCCACCGCCGAGGAGCCGCCGCAGCAGCCACAGCCGCTGCCACTGGAGTGGATGCCGGCGCCAGCGCCAGCGCCAGCGAAG GGCCCGGAGAAGCCGGCGGCAAGTCTTCGGGAGCCCCTGGATCCTCCTCCTGCTGCCCCTCCACTTCCACCTAG